In Choloepus didactylus isolate mChoDid1 chromosome X, mChoDid1.pri, whole genome shotgun sequence, a genomic segment contains:
- the LOC119523535 gene encoding tumor protein p53-inducible nuclear protein 1-like, whose amino-acid sequence MFQRLNKMFVGEVNTTSNQEPEFSEKEDDEWILVDFIDTCTGFSVEEDDDDDIGEESPTEHPSVFSCLPASLECLADTSDSCFLQFESCPMEESWFITPPPCFTAGGLTTIKVETSPMEDLLIEHPSMSVYAVHNSCPGLSEANCGTDEFHNPTSPRVGAQNEIGQHIHCYVAALAAHTTFLEQPKSFRPSQWIKEHSERQSLNRNSLRRQNLTRDCYSRQVKHNGWVVHQPCPRQYNY is encoded by the exons ATGTTCCAGAGGCTGAATAAAATGTTTGTGGGTGAAGTGAATACTACTTCCAATCAAGAACCAGAATTTAGTGAGAAAGAAGATGATGAATGGATTCTTGTTGACTTCATAGACACGTGTACTGGTTTTTCAGTAGAGGAAGACGATGATGACGACATCGGTGAAGAGTCGCCCACAGAGCACCCATCAGTCTTTTCCTGTTTACCTGCATCTCTTGAGTGCTTGGCTGATACAAGCGATTCCTGCTTCCTTCAGTTTGAGTCCTGTCCAATGGAGGAGAGCTGGTTTATCACCCCTCCCCCATGTTTTACTGCAGGTGGATTAACCACTATCAAGGTAGAAACTAGTCCTATGGAAGATCTTCTCATCGAACATCCCAGCATGTCTGTTTATGCTGTGCATAACTCCTGCCCTGGTCTCAGTGAAGCCAACTGTGGGACTGACGAATTTCATAACCCAACTAGTCCCAG AGTGGGAGCTCAAAATGAAATAGGGCAGCACATTCATTGCTATGTTGCAGCTCTTGCTGCTCATACAACTTTTCTGGAACAACCCAAGAGCTTTCGCCCTTCCCAGTGGATAAAAGAACATAGTGAAAGACAGTCTCTGAACAGAAATAGCCTTCGTCGCCAAAATCTTACCAGGGATTGCTACTCTCGGCAAGTCAAGCACAATGGCTGGGTTGTTCATCAGCCCTGCCCGCGTCAGTACAATTACTAA